The nucleotide window TTTCGGAAACGTGTACCAGACCTTCAACGCCTTCTTCCAGCTCAGCGAAGCAGCCGTAGTCGGTCAGGTTGGTAACGCGAGCTTGTACGCGAGTACCTTCTGGGTAACGGGCAGTGATAGCTACCCACGGATCTTCGCCCATCTGCTTCAGACCCAGCGAAACGCGGTTGCGCTCGCGGTCGAACTTCAGAACGCGTACGTCGACTTCGTCGCCAACGTTAACGATTTCCGAAGGATGCTTGATGCGCTTCCAGGCCATGTCGGTGATGTGCAGCAGGCCGTCGATACCGCCCAGGTCCACGAATGCGCCGTAGTCGGTGAGGTTCTTGACGATACCTTTGACTTGCTGGCCTTCCTGCAGGGTTTCCAGCAGGGCTTCGCGCTCGGCGCTGTTCTCGGCTTCCAGCACGCTGCGACGCGAAACAACAACGTTGTTGCGCTTCTGGTCCAGCTTGATGACCTTGAATTCCAGCTCTTTGCCTTCGAGGTGGGTGGTGTCGCGCACAGGGCGGACATCAACCAGGGAGCCCGGCAGGAACGCACGGATGCCGTTAACGTCGACAGTGAAGCCGCCTTTAACCTTACCGTTGATAACGCCCTTGACCACTTCTTCGGCGGCGAAAGCTGCTTCCAGAACAATCCAGCACTCGGCGCGCTTGGCTTTTTCACGGGACAGTTTGGTTTCGCCAAAGCCGTCTTCGACCGCGTCCAGCGCAACGTGAACTTCGTCACCGACCTTGATGGTCAGCTCGCCAGCTTCGTTGTAGAACTGCTCGAGCGGGATGACGCCCTCGGACTTCAGGCCAGCGTGTACGGTAACCCAGTCGCCGTCGATGTCGACAACGATACCGGTGATGATGGCACCCGGCTGAAGATTGAGGGTTTTCAGGCTTTCTTCAAAGAGTTCTGCAAAGCTTTCGCTCATTTTAATTCCTGTAGATTCGGGCGAAACAAACGCCCATAACCACATTCCAGACAATGTGGGTTCGTTTTAAGTAAAGGAAAGCCGGCAGGACGTTGACTGGTGCCCCTGCCTGCTTTCCTGGCGATCAGGCGAGGTCGCGCAGGGCGATCTCGCTTCTGATACGTTGCAACACCTGCTCAATGGACAACTCGGTAGAGTCCAACTGAATGGCATCGGCCGCTGGCTTCAGCGGGGCCACTGCACGTTGGGTGTCGCGCTCATCACGCGCACGAATCTCATCCAGCAGACTCGACAGACTAACATCTTCACCCTTGCCCTTCAACTGCAGGTAACGGCGACGTGCGCGCTCTTCTGCGCTGGCGGTCAGAAACACCTTCAACGGCGCGTCAGGGAATACCACGGTACCCATGTCGCGGCCGTCGGCGATCAACCCCGGCACATCGCGAAATTCGCGCTGACGCACCAGCAGGGCATCACGCACTGCCGGCAACGAGGCCACCATCGACGCGCCGGCGCCGACGGTTTCGGTGCGGATGACATTGCTGACATCCTCACCCTCAAGGATGATCTGTTGCAGCTTACCGGGCTGGGCAGCGATGAACTGCACATCCAGATGGGCGGCAAGCCGGGTCAGCAGCTCTTCGTTGGTGAGGTCGACGCCATGATTGCTGGCGTTGAACGCCAGCAAGCGGTACAGCGCGCCGGAGTCCAGCAGCTTCCAGCCCAGCTCGCGGGCCAGCAGGCCGGCGACCGTGCCCTTGCCCGAGCCGCTCGGCCCGTCGATGGTGATGACCGGTGCCAGCGAATTCACGACTTGCCCTCTTCCGCCACGCGGATACCCACTTCGGCGCACAGCGCCAGGAAGTTGGGGAACGAGGTGGCGACGTTGGCACAGTCGTGGATGCGAATTGGCGCGCTGGCGCGCAGCGAGGCGACGCTGAAGGCCATGGCAATACGGTGGTCACCGTGGCCATGCACTTCGCCGCCGCCCAACTGGCCGCCGTCGATGATGATGCCGTCCGGGGTTGGTTCGCACTTGATGCCCAGGGTGATCAGGCCATCGGCCATCACCTGGATACGGTCGGATTCCTTCACCCGCAGCTCTTCGGCGCCACGCAGCACGGTACGCCCTTCGGCGCAGGCGGCAGCCACGAACAGTACCGGGAATTCGTCGATGGCCAGCGGCACGAGCTCTTCAGGGATGTCGATACCTTTCAGCCTGGCACCGCGCACGCGCAGGTCGGCCACTGGCTCGCCGCCAACTTCACGCTGGTTTTCCAGGGTGATGTCGCCACCCATCAAGCGCAGGATGTCGATTACACCGGTGCGGGTCGGGTTGATGCCAACGTGTTCCAGCACCAGCTCGGAACCTTCGGCAATGGAGGCCGCCACCAGGAAGAAGGCTGCCGAGGAAATGTCGGCCGGCACTTCAATGCGGGTAGCGGTCAACTTGCCGCCGGACTGCAGCGAGGCCACCGGGCCGTTCGACTCGACCGCATAGCCAAAGCCGCGCAGCATGCGTTCGGTGTGGTCACGGGTAGGCGCAGGCTCGGTAACGGTGGTCTTGCCTTCAGCGTACAGGCCAGCCAGCAGCAGGCAGGACTTGACCTGGGCGCTGGCCATCGGCAGCGTGTAGGTCAGCCCTTTGAGCTTGTGGCCACCGCGAATGGTCAGCGGCGGACGGCCTTCCGGGCCGGTTTCGACTACGGCACCCATTTCACGCAGCGGGTTGGCCACACGGTTCATCGGGCGCTTGGACAGCGAAGCGTCGCCGGTCATGGTCACGTCGAACGACTGACCGGCCAGCAGGCCCGACAGCAGTCGCATCGAGGTACCCGAGTTGCCCACGTACAGCGGCCCGGGCGGCGGCTTAAGGCCGTGCAGGCCAACACCATGAATGGTCACGCGCCCGTGGTTGGGGCCTTCGATGACCACACCCATGTCGCGGAATGCCTGCAGGGTCGCCAGTGCGTCCTCACCTTCGAGGAAGCCTTCGACTTCGGTGGTGCCTTCGGCCAGCGAGCCGAGCATGATCGAGCGGTGGGAAATCGACTTGTCGCCCGGTACGCGGATCCGCCCGTTCAGGCGGCCACCCGGTTGGGCCAGGAAAATCAGATCGTTGGCGTTCATAGCGTCCACATAGGCCCGGCGGGCCAGGATTTTACTGAAATGCTCGCGGGCAACACGCGCACGGGTGAATACACCCAGCAACTGGTGCCCGTCCCCTTCTGCGATCGCGTCGCGCAAGGCGTCGAGATCGCTGCGATATGTATCGAGTGTGCGCAGGACAGCGTCGCGGTTGGCGAGGAAGATGTCGTGCCACATGGTCGGGTCGCTGCCGGCGATTCTTGTGAAATCGCGGAAGCCTCCCGCAGCGTACCGGAAGATCTCGAGGTTTTCATTGCGCTTGGCCAGCGAATCGACCAAGCCAAAGGCCAGCAGGTGCGGCAAGTGGCTGGTGGCTGCGAGCACCTCGTCATGACGCTCGACCGACATGTGCTCCACATCGGCACCCAGCGCACGCCACAGGCGGTCGACCAGGGCCAGCGCGGCCGGGTCGGTTTCGGCCAGCGGCGTGAGGATCACCTTGTGCCGACGGAACAGGGTGGCGTTGGAGGCCTCTACCCCGCTCTGCTCGGAACCCGCGATCGGGTGGCCGGGGACGAAGCGCGGCAGGCGCTGACCGCTCTCGTTGACAAAAACAGAGCGCGCCTCACGGACGACGTTGCCCTTGGCACTGCCGACATCGGTAATGATCGCATCGCCCAGATCGAGCCGGGCCAGCAGGGCCAGGACTTTTTCCATGGCCAGGATCGGCACAGCCAACTGGATGACATCGGCACCGACACAGGCTGCGGCAAGGTCTTCTTCGCAGCGGTCGACCACGCCCAGGGCCACGGCCTGCTTGCGCGAAGGGGCGTCCAGGTCGACACCGACCACTTCGCGGCACAGGCCGCTTTCACGCAGGCCCTTGGCGAACGAGCCACCGATCAGGCCGAGACCGACCACGACCAGGCGGTTGATGATCGGCTCAGGTTTGGTTTTTGCTGCTTTTACCACTGGTGCGAACCCTGTTCTGAAATCGGGACAGCCTGTGAGACTGAAGGGGCTGCCTTGCAGCCCATCGCCGGCAAGCCAGCTCCTACAGGGACCGCGCAAATCTGGAGACTGGCGCTGTACCTGTGGGAGCTGGCTTGCCGGCGATGGGCCGCGCAGCGGCCCCGGCAATCTTCGATCAAAGCACCGCCTTCGGATAAGAGCCCAGCACCTTCAGCGCCACAGCCTCCTGGCTGATCTGCTCGAGCACCGCCTTGATCAACGGGTCGCGGTGGTGGCCAACGAAGTCGATGAAGAACACGTAGGTCCACTTGCCACTGCGCGACGGGCGGGTCTCGATGCGGGTCAGGTCGATGCCGTTCTGGTGGAACGGCACCAGCAACTCGTGCAAGGCACCTGGCTTGTTGCTCATCGAGACAATGATCGAGGTCTTGTCGTCGCCGGTCGGCGGCACTTCCTGGCTGCCGATCATCAGGAAGCGCGTGGAGTTGTCCGGGCGGTCTTCGATCTTTTCCGCCAGGCGGGTCAAACCATACAGGTTGGCCGCCATGTCGCCGGCAATCGCCGCCGAGTTCCACTCGCCCTTGACTCGCTTGGCCGCCTCGGCATTGCTCGAAACCGCCACGCGCTCCACGTTCGGGTAGTGCGCGTCCAGCCACTTGCGGCACTGGGCCAGCGACTGGGCGTGGGAGTAGATGCGCGTGATGCTGTCGGTCTTGGTGCTCTCACCTACCAGCAGGTGATGGTGGATTCGCAGCTCGACTTCGCCGCAAATGACCATGTCGTGCTCAAGGAAGCTGTCCAGGGTGTGACTGACAGCGCCTTCGGTGGAGTTTTCCACCGGCACCACGCCAAAGTTGACGGCACCGGCCGCCACTTCGCGGAACACTTCATCGATTGCCGCCATCGGCCGGCTGATCACCGCGTGGCCGAAGTGCTTCATGGCCGCAGCCTGGGTGAAGGTACCCTCAGGGCCGAGGTAGGCGATTTTCAGCGGCTCTTCAAGGGCCAGGCACGACGACATGATTTCGCGGAACAACCGCGCCATTTCTTCGTTGCCCAGCGGGCCCTTGTTGCGTTCCATGACGCGCTTGAGCACAGCAGCTTCGCGCTCAGGGCGGTAGAACACCGGCTTCTCGCCTTCTTTCAGCGAGGCGGTCTTGACCCGGGCGACTTCTTCAGCGCAACGGGCACGGTCGCTGATCAGCTCGAGAATCTTCTCGTCGAGGCTGTCGATGCGTACACGCAGCGCCTTGAGTTCCTGTTCGGACATCAGCCGTGCTCCTTCTCGAATTCGGCCATGTAGCCCACCAAGGCTTCTACAGCCTCAAGGCCCAGGGCGTTGTAGATGGAAGCGCGCATGCCGCCCACCGAACGGTGGCCCTTGAGGTTGAGCAGGCCGCGGGCATCGGCGCCGGCGAGGAAGGCCTTGTCCAGGCGCTCGTCAGCCAGGCGGAACGGCACGTTCATCCACGAACGGGCGTTGACGCTGATCGGGTTGGTGTAGAAATCGCTCTTGTCGATGAAGCCGTACAGGCGCTCTTTCTTGGCGCGGTTGCGCTGCTCCATGGCGTCGACGCCACCCTGCTCTTTCAGCCACTCGAAGACCAGGCCCGACAGGTACCAGGAGTAAGTGGCCGGGGTGTTGTACATCGAGCCGTTGTCAGCCGAAACCTTGTAGTCGAGCATGGTCGGGCAGCTGCTGCGGGCATGGCCCAGCAGGTCTTCGCGCACGATGACCACCACCAGGCCGCTTGGGCCGATGTTTTTCTGCGCGCCGGCGTAGATCAGGCCGAACTGCGACACGTCGATGGGGCGCGAGAGAATGTCGGAGGACATGTCGACCACCAGCGGCACATCGCCAGTCTGCGGCACCCAGTCAAACTGCAGGCCACCGATGGTCTCGTTGGACGCATAGTGCACGTAGGCAGCGTTCTTGGTCAGGTTCCAGTCGTTCTGGCCCGGGATATTCAGGTAGTCGTAGGGCTTGGCACTGGCGGCGACGTTGATGTTGCCGAAGCGGCGCGCTTCCTCGATGGCCTTTTTCGACCAGATACCGGTTTCGATGTAGTCGGCAGTGCCGCTTTCCGGCAGCAGGTTCAGCGGAATCTCGGCGAACTGCTGGCTGGCGCCGCCCTGCAGGAACAGCACCTTGTAGTTGGAGGGGACGGACAGCAGGTCACGCAGGTCCTGCTCGGCCTTTTCGGCGATGGCCACGTAGTCATCGCTGCGATGGCTCATTTCCATCACCGACAAGCCCTTGCCGCGCCAGTCCAGCATCTCTGCCTGGGCGCGCTGCAAGACAGCATCAGGAAGCGCGGCAGGGCCTGCGCAGAAGTTAAAGGCTCGTTTGCTCACATCCACTCTCGCTCTGCCAAATAGAACAAATTCGTTATTACATGCTGCTCGCTGCTCTTTGTATGAGCAGCCTTGTGCTGCGAATGGGCCGCAAAGCGGCCCCAGCTATTCATGTGCTATCACTGAAACCCAGGGGCGGCTTCGCGCCCCATTCGCAGCACAAGGCTGCTCCTACAGGGCCAGGTGTTGCCTGCTGTAATCAGTCAAACGGGGCGACCTTGGTCGCCCCGTTCGGGTTTACGCTTGCTTACTCCTGCGGGGCCTCTTCGGCACCCGCAGCGTCTTCATTGTCCGGCGCTTCAGCCTCGACGCCCTCCTCGTCCGTCTCGATCACATCATCGAGTTCGTCCTCGGACGGCTCCTGGATACGCTCCAGGCCCACCAGGGTCTCGTCAGCCGCCAGCTTGATCAGCGTAACACCCTGGGTGTTACGGCTCAGGCTGGACACTTCGCCAACCCGGGTACGCACCAGCGTGCCCTGGTCGGAAATCAGCATGATCTCCTCGCCTTCCTGCACCTGGATAGCACCGACCAGCAGACCGTTGCGCCCCTTGGTCCCCATGGCGATCACGCCCTGGCCACCACGGCCGCGACGCGGGAACTTGGACAGCGGGGTGCGCTTGCCGAAGCCACGCTCGGAGGCAGTGAGGATCTGCGCGCCGGACTCCGGGATCAGCATCGAAATGATCTGATGGCCTTTGCCCAGTTTCATGCCGCGCACACCGCGGGCCGTACGGCCCATTTCACGCACGACGCTTTCGGCGAAGCGGATGACCTTGCCGGCGTCGGAGAACATCATGACTTCTTTGGCGCCGTCGGTGATGGCCGCCGCAATCAGGGTGTCGCCTTCTTTCAGCTTCAAGGCGATCAGGCCGTTGGAGCGCGGACGGGCAAACTGCACCAGCGGGGTCTTCTTGACGGTACCGGAGGCGGTGGCCATGAAGATGTAAGCGCCAGTCGGCTCTGCCACCCATTCTGCGGTGTCGCCGTCTTCTTCGTCGACTTCCTCGGCCTCTACCAGCTCACCCTCGAGCACGGTGTCATCAGCGTCTTCCAGTTCTTCGTCGAGGTCGGCGTTCTGCTGCAGCGCTTCGAGGTCGATCTGCAGCATGGCGGTGATGCGCTCACCCTCCTCCAGCGGCAGCAGGTTGACCAGCGGGCGACCACGGGCAGCGCGGGACGCTTCGGGGATTTCGTAGGTCTTCTTCCAGTACACCTTGCCTTTGCTGGAGAACAGCAACAGGGTGGCATGGCTGTTGGCAACCAACAGGTGCTCGATGTAGTCCTCGTCCTTCACGCCGGTTGCCGACTTCCCTTTGCCGCCACGGCGCTGGGCCTGGTAAGCGGACAATGGCTGGGTCTTGGCATAACCACCGTGGGAGATGGTAACCACGCGCTCTTCTTCCGGGATCATGTCGCCGTAGTTGAGGTCGTGGCTGGCATTGAGGATTTCGGTGCGGCGCACATCGCCGTACTCGGCACGGATGGCTTCCAGCTCTTCGCGGATCACTTCCATCAGGCGCTCGGCGCTGCTGAGGATGCGGATCAGCTCGCCGATCTGCTCGAGGATTTCCTGGTACTCGGCCAGCAGCTTCTCGTGCTCCAGGCCGGTCAGGCGGTGCAGGCGCAGGTCGAGAATGGCCTGGGCCTGCTCCGGCGACAGGAAGTACTTGCCCTCATGCAGGCCGTACTGCTCAGGCAGGTCTTCAGGGCGGCAGGAATCGGCGCCGGCGCGCTCGACCATGACCTGCACGGCACTGGATTCCCACGGCGTGGAAACCAGGGCTTCCTTGGCCTCGGACGGGGTCGGCGAAGCCTTGATCAGGGCGATGACCGGGTCGATGTTGGACAGCGCAACCGCCTGGCCTTCAAGGATGTGGCCACGCTCACGGGCCTTGCGCAACTCGAATACGGTGCGGCGGGTCACCACTTCACGGCGGTGACGGACGAACGCTTCGAGCAGGTCCTTGAGGTTGAGCAGGCGCGGACGACCGTCGATCAGGGCGACCACGTTGATGCCAAACACGCTCTGCAGCTGGGTTTGCTGGTAGAGGTTGTTGAGCACCACCTCCGGCACCTCGCCGCGACGCAGCTCGATGACGATGCGCATGCCGTCCTTGTCGGACTCGTCGCGCAGCTCGGTGATGCCTTCGATCTTCTTCTCTTTGACCAGCTCGGCGATCTTTTCGATCAGGCGCGCTTTGTTCAGCTGGTACGGCAGCTCGGTGACGACGATCTGCTGACGGCCGCCCACCTTGTCGATGTCTTCGATTTCGGAGCGGGCGCGCATGTAGATGCGGCCACGACCGGTACGATAGGCCTCGATGATGCCTTGGCGACCGTTGATGATGCCGGCAGTCGGGAAGTCTGGCCCAGGGATGAACTGCATCAGTTCATCGATGGTGACTTCCGGATTGTCGATCAGCGCCAGGCAGCCGTCGATGACTTCACCGAGGTTGTGTGGCGGAATGTTGGTCGCCATGCCCACGGCGATACCGCTGGAACCGTTGACCAGCAGGTTGGGAATACGGGTCGGCATGACTGCCGGGATCTGCTCGGTGCCGTCGTAGTTGGGCACCCAGTCGACGGTTTCCTTGTGCAGGTCGGCCAGCAGCTCGTGCGCCAGCTTGGTCATGCGCACTTCGGTGTATCGCATGGCTGCGGCGTTGTCGCCGTCCACCGAACCGAAGTTGCCCTGGCCGTCGACCAGCAGGTAGCGCAGCGAGAACGGCTGGGCCATACGCACGATGGTGTCGTAGACCGCAGTGTCGCCGTGCGGGTGGTACTTACCGATCACGTCACCGACCACACGGGCGGATTTCTTGTACGGCTTGTTCCAGTCGTTGCCCAGTTCGCTCATCGCATAGAGAACGCGACGATGCACGGGCTTCAAGCCGTCACGCGCATCGGGCAGCGCTCGCCCGACAATCACGCTCATCGCGTAGTCGAGGTAAGACTGTCTCAGTTCGTCTTCGATATTGACCGGGAGGATTTCTTTGGCCAGTTCGCCCATGAGAAGCCTGATTCCTTTTTCTGGTGAAACTTCGCAGCTCCATCAAGGGCCGAACGAAGCTCGCCGCCGCAGCGTACAAGCGTGCGACGACTTACGACAAATCAATGAGTTGTGCCATGGATCTGCGCAATGAAGGCCGCCGTGATGGGCGGTCTTGGAAACTGCCGGATGTTATCACAAAGGCGGGGGCGGTGGGGAGAGGTGGCAGCTGGTCTGAGCCGGGTTTGACTCCTGGTTTTTTTATTGCCTGCACCGGCCTCTTCGCGGGCTCGCCCGCTCCCACAGATTCACCACCGCCCTAAGGCCATGCGATCTCCCTGTGGGAGCGGGCAAGCCCGCGAAGAGGCCGGTGCAGGCAGCGCAAAATCAGTGCAGACGCTTGCGGCAAATCAACTGGGCCAGTTTGGCGGTATCCGGGCGCTCGACAACACCCCGCTCGGTCACGATAACGTCAATCAGGTCGGCCGGGGTCACGTCGAACACCGGGTTGAATACCTGCACATCCCGTACCGCCGGGGCACCGCCAAAGTCCAGCCACTCGTCGGCGTCACGCTCTTCCAGGGGAATATCCTCGCCGGTGGCCAGGTTCAGGTCGATGCTGGTACTCGGCGCCACCACCATGAAGCGCACACCATGGTGCATGGCGCTTACCGCCAACTGGTAGGTGCCGATCTTGCTGGCCACGTCGCCATTGGCAGCGATGCAGTCCGCGCCCACCACCACCCAGGTGATGCCCTTGGTCTTCATCAGATGCGCCAGCGCCGAATCGGCGCACAGGGTCACCGGAATTCCCTCGTTGGCCAGCTCCCAGGCCGTCAGGCGCGAGCCTTGCAGCCAAGGGCGAGTTTCGCCGGCATACACCCGCTCCACCATGCC belongs to Pseudomonas putida NBRC 14164 and includes:
- the rpsA gene encoding 30S ribosomal protein S1 — its product is MSESFAELFEESLKTLNLQPGAIITGIVVDIDGDWVTVHAGLKSEGVIPLEQFYNEAGELTIKVGDEVHVALDAVEDGFGETKLSREKAKRAECWIVLEAAFAAEEVVKGVINGKVKGGFTVDVNGIRAFLPGSLVDVRPVRDTTHLEGKELEFKVIKLDQKRNNVVVSRRSVLEAENSAEREALLETLQEGQQVKGIVKNLTDYGAFVDLGGIDGLLHITDMAWKRIKHPSEIVNVGDEVDVRVLKFDRERNRVSLGLKQMGEDPWVAITARYPEGTRVQARVTNLTDYGCFAELEEGVEGLVHVSEMDWTNKNIHPSKVVQVGDEVEVMVLDIDEERRRISLGIKQCKSNPWEDFSGQFNKGDKITGTIKSITDFGIFIGLDGGIDGLVHLSDISWNETGEEAVRRFKKGDELETVILSVDPERERISLGIKQLEDDPFSNFVAVNDKGAIVKGIVKEVDAKGAIVTLADDIEATLKASEISRDRVEDARNVLKEGEEIEAKIISVDRKSRVISLSIKSKDDAEEREAIQSLKNAPEAAADTTMAALLREAMAKQN
- the cmk gene encoding (d)CMP kinase, producing the protein MNSLAPVITIDGPSGSGKGTVAGLLARELGWKLLDSGALYRLLAFNASNHGVDLTNEELLTRLAAHLDVQFIAAQPGKLQQIILEGEDVSNVIRTETVGAGASMVASLPAVRDALLVRQREFRDVPGLIADGRDMGTVVFPDAPLKVFLTASAEERARRRYLQLKGKGEDVSLSSLLDEIRARDERDTQRAVAPLKPAADAIQLDSTELSIEQVLQRIRSEIALRDLA
- a CDS encoding bifunctional prephenate dehydrogenase/3-phosphoshikimate 1-carboxyvinyltransferase, with translation MVKAAKTKPEPIINRLVVVGLGLIGGSFAKGLRESGLCREVVGVDLDAPSRKQAVALGVVDRCEEDLAAACVGADVIQLAVPILAMEKVLALLARLDLGDAIITDVGSAKGNVVREARSVFVNESGQRLPRFVPGHPIAGSEQSGVEASNATLFRRHKVILTPLAETDPAALALVDRLWRALGADVEHMSVERHDEVLAATSHLPHLLAFGLVDSLAKRNENLEIFRYAAGGFRDFTRIAGSDPTMWHDIFLANRDAVLRTLDTYRSDLDALRDAIAEGDGHQLLGVFTRARVAREHFSKILARRAYVDAMNANDLIFLAQPGGRLNGRIRVPGDKSISHRSIMLGSLAEGTTEVEGFLEGEDALATLQAFRDMGVVIEGPNHGRVTIHGVGLHGLKPPPGPLYVGNSGTSMRLLSGLLAGQSFDVTMTGDASLSKRPMNRVANPLREMGAVVETGPEGRPPLTIRGGHKLKGLTYTLPMASAQVKSCLLLAGLYAEGKTTVTEPAPTRDHTERMLRGFGYAVESNGPVASLQSGGKLTATRIEVPADISSAAFFLVAASIAEGSELVLEHVGINPTRTGVIDILRLMGGDITLENQREVGGEPVADLRVRGARLKGIDIPEELVPLAIDEFPVLFVAAACAEGRTVLRGAEELRVKESDRIQVMADGLITLGIKCEPTPDGIIIDGGQLGGGEVHGHGDHRIAMAFSVASLRASAPIRIHDCANVATSFPNFLALCAEVGIRVAEEGKS
- the pheA gene encoding prephenate dehydratase, with the translated sequence MSEQELKALRVRIDSLDEKILELISDRARCAEEVARVKTASLKEGEKPVFYRPEREAAVLKRVMERNKGPLGNEEMARLFREIMSSCLALEEPLKIAYLGPEGTFTQAAAMKHFGHAVISRPMAAIDEVFREVAAGAVNFGVVPVENSTEGAVSHTLDSFLEHDMVICGEVELRIHHHLLVGESTKTDSITRIYSHAQSLAQCRKWLDAHYPNVERVAVSSNAEAAKRVKGEWNSAAIAGDMAANLYGLTRLAEKIEDRPDNSTRFLMIGSQEVPPTGDDKTSIIVSMSNKPGALHELLVPFHQNGIDLTRIETRPSRSGKWTYVFFIDFVGHHRDPLIKAVLEQISQEAVALKVLGSYPKAVL
- the serC gene encoding 3-phosphoserine/phosphohydroxythreonine transaminase — encoded protein: MSKRAFNFCAGPAALPDAVLQRAQAEMLDWRGKGLSVMEMSHRSDDYVAIAEKAEQDLRDLLSVPSNYKVLFLQGGASQQFAEIPLNLLPESGTADYIETGIWSKKAIEEARRFGNINVAASAKPYDYLNIPGQNDWNLTKNAAYVHYASNETIGGLQFDWVPQTGDVPLVVDMSSDILSRPIDVSQFGLIYAGAQKNIGPSGLVVVIVREDLLGHARSSCPTMLDYKVSADNGSMYNTPATYSWYLSGLVFEWLKEQGGVDAMEQRNRAKKERLYGFIDKSDFYTNPISVNARSWMNVPFRLADERLDKAFLAGADARGLLNLKGHRSVGGMRASIYNALGLEAVEALVGYMAEFEKEHG
- the gyrA gene encoding DNA gyrase subunit A, giving the protein MGELAKEILPVNIEDELRQSYLDYAMSVIVGRALPDARDGLKPVHRRVLYAMSELGNDWNKPYKKSARVVGDVIGKYHPHGDTAVYDTIVRMAQPFSLRYLLVDGQGNFGSVDGDNAAAMRYTEVRMTKLAHELLADLHKETVDWVPNYDGTEQIPAVMPTRIPNLLVNGSSGIAVGMATNIPPHNLGEVIDGCLALIDNPEVTIDELMQFIPGPDFPTAGIINGRQGIIEAYRTGRGRIYMRARSEIEDIDKVGGRQQIVVTELPYQLNKARLIEKIAELVKEKKIEGITELRDESDKDGMRIVIELRRGEVPEVVLNNLYQQTQLQSVFGINVVALIDGRPRLLNLKDLLEAFVRHRREVVTRRTVFELRKARERGHILEGQAVALSNIDPVIALIKASPTPSEAKEALVSTPWESSAVQVMVERAGADSCRPEDLPEQYGLHEGKYFLSPEQAQAILDLRLHRLTGLEHEKLLAEYQEILEQIGELIRILSSAERLMEVIREELEAIRAEYGDVRRTEILNASHDLNYGDMIPEEERVVTISHGGYAKTQPLSAYQAQRRGGKGKSATGVKDEDYIEHLLVANSHATLLLFSSKGKVYWKKTYEIPEASRAARGRPLVNLLPLEEGERITAMLQIDLEALQQNADLDEELEDADDTVLEGELVEAEEVDEEDGDTAEWVAEPTGAYIFMATASGTVKKTPLVQFARPRSNGLIALKLKEGDTLIAAAITDGAKEVMMFSDAGKVIRFAESVVREMGRTARGVRGMKLGKGHQIISMLIPESGAQILTASERGFGKRTPLSKFPRRGRGGQGVIAMGTKGRNGLLVGAIQVQEGEEIMLISDQGTLVRTRVGEVSSLSRNTQGVTLIKLAADETLVGLERIQEPSEDELDDVIETDEEGVEAEAPDNEDAAGAEEAPQE